One genomic segment of Rhizorhabdus phycosphaerae includes these proteins:
- a CDS encoding ATP-binding protein, protein MSHMIQLDPIAAMMLAIIVALWVAAAVAAIVMGLRRDAIAKARARDLERQAALLGSCPALPFRVGLDGRIGADTRLAHWLGLTDVPATIDAMATHGEGGISVVDAEGLAADVQAANQAGRPFERILRLAGSDRVLLARGRPAPVAVGDGVIVWLFDNSEAERTIARLSHETGLISDALDSCLALIEAAPFPMWHRGPDLKLALVNSAYVEAVEGDSAEDVVTRGVELIDAADGRAPRATALTARDTGRINTQVVPVTLSGQRRTMRIVDVPMGEHGVAGYAFDIQDLEQTRAELGRFQEVQRELFDRLSAGVAQFGADRSLIFFNQPFVQFFALAPEWLTDRPEFDRILERLREAQRLPEVRDFPGWRNERRAWFNAVDAVEETWTLPGGQHLRVVAQPLPNGGLLLFFEDRTEQVQLSSARDTLLRVRAATFENLFEAIGVFAADGRLHIWNQSFRDIWGLSDADLAQNLRVDAMVELVGAKLADPSRAQLLRDLVRIATVDRQARTGRMALADGRYFDFAVVPLPDGNALFTLLDITASRGIEEALRGRADALEEADKLKTAFVANMSYELRVPLTSIAGFAELLDGGYAGELPPVAGEYVKAILSSVGRLGSLVEDVLDLTQGAAGSLPLAEEPVDLGEVLSEAVAAARKAADAKPLNLIVDMEPELGTMRGDPRRLRQIADHLLNNAITYTPPQGRVTIRVHGDDDMIIWTVADTGPGMDPAQRARIFDSYPRIDASNEEGKQLIGIGLPLTRQLVEAHGGSIALDSEPGRGTTVTIHLPRRLGESVNV, encoded by the coding sequence ATGTCGCACATGATCCAGCTCGATCCGATCGCCGCCATGATGCTCGCGATCATCGTCGCGCTGTGGGTGGCGGCGGCGGTCGCGGCGATCGTGATGGGGCTGCGGCGCGACGCTATCGCCAAGGCGCGCGCGCGCGATCTCGAGCGCCAGGCCGCCCTGCTGGGCAGTTGCCCCGCCCTGCCTTTCCGCGTCGGGCTCGATGGCCGGATCGGTGCCGACACCCGCCTGGCCCACTGGCTCGGTCTGACCGACGTCCCCGCGACGATCGATGCGATGGCGACTCACGGAGAGGGCGGAATCTCCGTCGTCGACGCCGAAGGCCTCGCCGCCGACGTCCAGGCCGCAAATCAGGCCGGGAGGCCGTTCGAACGCATATTGCGCCTCGCCGGCAGCGATCGCGTGCTGCTCGCACGGGGGCGTCCCGCACCGGTTGCCGTCGGCGATGGGGTGATCGTCTGGCTGTTCGACAATAGCGAGGCGGAGCGCACCATCGCCCGTCTCTCGCATGAGACCGGGCTGATCAGCGATGCGCTGGACAGCTGCCTCGCACTGATCGAGGCCGCACCCTTCCCGATGTGGCACCGCGGCCCCGACCTGAAGCTCGCGCTGGTCAACTCGGCCTATGTCGAGGCGGTCGAGGGCGACAGCGCGGAAGACGTGGTGACACGCGGGGTCGAGCTGATCGACGCCGCCGACGGCCGCGCCCCGCGGGCGACCGCTCTCACCGCGCGCGATACCGGCCGGATCAACACCCAGGTCGTGCCGGTGACCCTGAGCGGACAGCGGCGCACGATGCGCATCGTCGACGTGCCGATGGGCGAGCATGGCGTCGCCGGCTATGCGTTCGACATCCAGGATCTGGAGCAGACGCGGGCCGAACTCGGCCGCTTCCAGGAGGTCCAGCGCGAGCTGTTCGACCGGCTGTCGGCGGGCGTCGCCCAGTTCGGCGCCGACCGCAGCCTGATCTTCTTCAACCAGCCTTTCGTGCAATTCTTCGCGCTCGCGCCCGAATGGCTGACCGATCGTCCCGAGTTCGACCGCATCCTCGAAAGGCTGCGCGAGGCACAGCGCCTGCCCGAGGTGCGCGACTTCCCCGGCTGGCGCAACGAGCGCCGGGCGTGGTTCAACGCGGTGGATGCGGTCGAGGAAACCTGGACGCTGCCGGGTGGGCAGCATCTTCGCGTCGTGGCCCAGCCGCTGCCCAATGGCGGCTTGCTGCTGTTCTTCGAGGACCGGACCGAGCAGGTGCAGCTGTCGAGCGCACGCGACACGCTGCTGCGGGTGCGTGCCGCCACGTTCGAGAATCTGTTCGAGGCCATCGGTGTCTTTGCGGCAGACGGCCGCCTGCATATCTGGAACCAGAGCTTTCGCGACATATGGGGCCTGTCGGATGCCGATCTCGCGCAGAATCTGCGGGTCGATGCGATGGTCGAGCTCGTCGGCGCCAAGCTGGCAGACCCGTCTCGTGCGCAGCTGCTCCGCGATCTCGTCCGCATCGCCACCGTCGACCGCCAGGCGCGGACCGGGCGGATGGCGCTCGCCGACGGACGCTATTTCGACTTCGCGGTCGTGCCCCTGCCGGACGGCAACGCGCTCTTCACCCTGCTCGACATCACCGCGTCGCGCGGAATCGAGGAGGCGTTGCGCGGCCGCGCCGACGCGCTGGAGGAGGCCGACAAGCTCAAGACCGCCTTCGTCGCCAATATGAGCTATGAGCTGCGCGTGCCGCTGACCTCCATCGCGGGCTTCGCGGAGCTGCTCGACGGCGGCTATGCCGGCGAACTGCCGCCGGTCGCGGGCGAATATGTCAAGGCGATCCTCTCTTCGGTGGGACGCCTCGGCTCGCTGGTCGAGGACGTGCTCGACCTGACCCAGGGCGCGGCGGGCAGCCTGCCCCTCGCCGAAGAGCCGGTCGATCTTGGCGAGGTGCTGAGCGAGGCTGTCGCGGCCGCCCGCAAGGCGGCGGACGCCAAGCCGCTGAACCTGATCGTCGACATGGAACCCGAGCTCGGAACGATGCGCGGCGATCCGCGCCGGCTGCGCCAGATCGCCGATCATCTGCTCAACAACGCCATCACCTATACCCCGCCGCAAGGCCGCGTGACGATCCGCGTTCATGGCGACGATGACATGATCATCTGGACGGTCGCCGACACGGGGCCCGGCATGGACCCGGCGCAGCGCGCACGAATCTTCGACAGCTATCCGCGCATCGACGCGAGCAACGAGGAGGGCAAGCAGCTGATTGGCATCGGGCTGCCGCTCACCCGGCAGCTGGTCGAGGCGCATGGCGGCTCGATCGCGCTCGACAGCGAGCCTGGCCGGGGCACGACCGTGACGATCCACCTCCCCCGCCGCCTGGGCGAGAGCGTCAATGTCTGA
- the tsaE gene encoding tRNA (adenosine(37)-N6)-threonylcarbamoyltransferase complex ATPase subunit type 1 TsaE translates to MSDPASGSLRLDGPADTLALGARLAALLRPGDVVALSGDLGAGKTTLARGLLQALGFEGEVPSPSFPIVIPYAPPELTIPLWHVDLYRIDDPEELYELGLDEARADSALLIEWPERMGGLLWQDALRLDIEPAGEDARRLTWAAPAAWEGRWPPR, encoded by the coding sequence ATGTCTGATCCCGCATCCGGGTCGCTGCGGCTCGACGGCCCCGCCGATACGCTGGCGCTCGGTGCCCGCCTCGCCGCACTGCTGCGGCCGGGGGACGTCGTCGCGCTGTCGGGCGATCTCGGCGCGGGAAAGACCACGCTCGCACGCGGCCTGCTCCAGGCGCTCGGCTTCGAAGGCGAGGTTCCCAGCCCGAGCTTTCCGATCGTCATTCCCTATGCGCCGCCCGAGCTGACGATCCCGCTGTGGCACGTCGACCTCTATCGCATCGACGATCCCGAAGAGCTGTACGAACTCGGCCTGGACGAGGCCCGCGCGGACAGCGCGCTGCTGATCGAGTGGCCCGAACGCATGGGCGGGCTGCTGTGGCAGGATGCGCTGCGGCTCGACATCGAACCCGCAGGCGAGGATGCGCGCCGCTTGACTTGGGCGGCGCCCGCGGCATGGGAGGGCCGATGGCCGCCCCGATGA
- a CDS encoding aminoglycoside phosphotransferase family protein, translating into MIPPAHAPAFLDTAGWTGAEILPLAGDASFRRYFRVMRGDETAVLMDAPPQHEDSRPFLAVARHLETIGFRAPRILAENLDAGLILLEDFGDARMKEVIDAEPAAEHLIYGQAIDLLADLHGAAAGTLPPYDMPVYQREAGLFPEWYMPAVGLTADADAYTAAWDAALAPIANDQSITVLRDYHAENIMLLGDGSLGLLDFQDALAGHAAYDLVSLLQDARRDVDPALERAMIDRYAARRPFDEAAYALLGAQRNAKILGIFTRLWKRDGKPRYLAFQPRVWRYLERDLAHPALAPVRAWFDAHVPAQARASFWADHAA; encoded by the coding sequence ATGATCCCCCCCGCCCACGCCCCCGCCTTTCTCGACACTGCCGGCTGGACCGGCGCCGAGATTCTGCCTCTGGCCGGCGACGCCAGCTTCCGACGCTATTTCCGGGTCATGCGCGGCGACGAGACCGCCGTGCTGATGGATGCCCCGCCCCAGCATGAGGACAGCCGCCCCTTCCTGGCCGTCGCGCGCCATCTGGAGACGATCGGCTTCCGGGCGCCGCGCATCCTCGCCGAGAATCTCGATGCGGGGCTGATCCTGCTCGAGGATTTCGGCGACGCGCGGATGAAGGAGGTGATCGACGCCGAACCCGCCGCCGAGCATCTCATCTATGGGCAGGCGATCGACCTGCTGGCCGATCTCCATGGGGCCGCAGCCGGCACGCTGCCGCCCTATGACATGCCGGTCTATCAGCGCGAGGCCGGGCTGTTTCCCGAATGGTATATGCCCGCCGTCGGCCTGACCGCCGACGCCGACGCCTATACCGCCGCGTGGGACGCGGCGCTGGCGCCGATCGCAAACGATCAGTCGATCACGGTGCTGCGCGACTATCATGCCGAGAACATCATGCTTCTCGGCGACGGCAGCCTTGGCCTGCTCGACTTCCAGGACGCACTGGCGGGCCATGCCGCCTATGACCTCGTCTCGCTGCTGCAGGATGCCCGGCGCGACGTCGACCCGGCGCTCGAACGCGCGATGATCGACCGCTATGCGGCGCGGCGCCCGTTCGACGAAGCCGCCTATGCGCTGCTCGGCGCCCAGCGCAACGCGAAGATCCTCGGCATCTTCACCCGGCTGTGGAAGCGCGACGGCAAGCCACGCTACCTCGCCTTCCAGCCGCGCGTCTGGCGCTATCTGGAGCGCGACCTCGCCCATCCGGCGCTGGCACCCGTACGTGCCTGGTTCGACGCGCATGTGCCCGCGCAGGCCCGCGCCTCCTTCTGGGCGGACCACGCTGCATGA
- a CDS encoding nucleotidyltransferase family protein, with product MTAPHAPIGTAMVLAAGLGKRMRPLTATRPKPLVEVAGKALLDHVLDRLRSARIGKVVVNAHYLADALEAHLARKAADLDVRISDERGLLLETGGGVAKALPLIDDDPFLIANSDNLWIDGPVDAIELLASSWDDSRMDALLLLVPLARANCHSGLGDFHMDGDGHIARRRPSRVAPFVFTGVQIVSKRLFRDLPEGAFSFNLLWDRAIAERRAFGLVHQGLWFDVGTPPAIARTEMLLGLA from the coding sequence ATGACCGCTCCGCACGCACCGATCGGCACCGCGATGGTGCTCGCCGCCGGGCTGGGCAAGCGGATGCGCCCGCTGACCGCGACCCGCCCGAAGCCCCTCGTCGAGGTGGCGGGCAAGGCGCTGCTCGACCATGTGCTCGATCGGCTACGCTCCGCCAGAATAGGCAAGGTGGTCGTCAACGCCCATTATCTGGCCGACGCGCTGGAGGCGCATCTCGCCCGCAAGGCGGCCGATCTCGACGTCCGGATATCCGATGAACGCGGCCTGCTGCTGGAAACGGGCGGCGGGGTCGCCAAGGCGTTGCCGCTGATCGACGACGACCCTTTCCTGATCGCCAATAGCGACAATCTGTGGATCGACGGGCCGGTCGACGCAATAGAGCTGCTCGCCTCGAGCTGGGACGACAGCAGGATGGACGCGCTGCTGCTGCTCGTCCCGCTGGCGCGCGCCAATTGCCATAGCGGCCTGGGCGATTTCCATATGGACGGGGACGGCCATATCGCCCGCCGCCGCCCGTCGCGCGTGGCGCCGTTCGTGTTCACCGGCGTGCAGATCGTCTCGAAACGCCTGTTCCGAGACCTCCCCGAGGGGGCCTTCTCGTTCAACCTGCTGTGGGACCGGGCCATCGCCGAGCGGCGCGCCTTCGGCCTCGTCCACCAGGGCCTGTGGTTCGACGTCGGCACACCCCCGGCAATCGCCCGGACCGAGATGCTGCTCGGCCTCGCCTGA
- the addB gene encoding double-strand break repair protein AddB → MTRPAVFTIAAHRAFADALAAGLMALHGPDPLRLARAIVLVPNNRAARAISDAFVRRAEGGLLLPRLVAIGDPELDERLGGLLDPIGAEDEEPIPPAIEPLERQMILARLTAEARAAVGEPIDGGEAIRLAGELGRTLDQLLIERVAPARLRDLAALPELSRHWQASLEMLETILGRWPDELARRGRIDLAERRNRLLDRVARRWRSTPPPGPVIAAGIGSATPAVAGLLATVARLPQGMVVLQGLDTLSSDEEWDALGPHAPDENGERPARPIESHPQYMLKRLLDRMNVGRAEVRGWRWGGGRDARSVRGRAIANAMAPAMFTDKWYRLPPTERRLSGVRAVELANPAEEAQTIALALREAIETPGRTAALVTPDRALARRVTAHLARWGIVADDSAGTPLSLTPAGTLLLAIAEAGAEGFAPVPLLALLKHPLVRRGEERGAWLDGVRRLDVALRGPRPPAGLDGIARFLRDGDEHARRARTPAIGWWDGVRPLLEPLAEGLSRGSATALPALIAAIREAASTLAGDAGWAGPDGRAAAELIAALEATAPLGPVDFPVASLAPMLRLMMDGVAVRPPQGGHPRLSIWGLLEARLQHADLMVLGGLNEGVWPPLPSPDPWLAPRIRSELGLIGLDARVGLSAHDFAMALGAPEVLITRARRDSRAPTIASRFWLRLEAMTGGLTREHRLPAWAADIDRPEGPPRPAGRPAPRPPVEDRPKLIAVTKLDRLKADPFAFYADTMLKLRRMDAVDADPTPAWRGTAVHAIFEAWMLEDGCAPDRLLPRAHTLLDGMAAHPVMRALWEPRLFEALKWIAGRMAELTAEGRRPLAAEIEGEIAIAGIRLTGKVDRIDADSNGQLAIVDYKTGMPPSAAQVAEGFSMQLGLLGLIAERGGFDGVQGIPVDFEYWSLAKARTGGFGYVASPVGGRNGIAPDGFTALAARTLTEAVQTWLTGDAPFEAKIAPEYAPYADYDQLMRLDEWYGREPIGAEARPA, encoded by the coding sequence ATGACTCGCCCCGCCGTCTTCACCATTGCCGCGCACCGCGCCTTTGCCGATGCCCTGGCAGCGGGGCTGATGGCGCTGCACGGACCCGATCCGCTGCGGCTGGCCCGTGCGATCGTGCTGGTCCCCAATAACCGGGCGGCACGCGCGATCAGCGACGCCTTCGTGCGCCGCGCCGAAGGCGGGCTGCTGCTGCCCCGGCTGGTCGCGATCGGCGATCCCGAGCTGGACGAAAGGCTGGGCGGGCTGCTCGATCCCATCGGTGCCGAGGACGAGGAGCCGATCCCGCCGGCGATCGAGCCGCTCGAACGGCAGATGATTCTCGCCCGGCTTACCGCCGAGGCCCGCGCCGCAGTGGGGGAGCCGATCGACGGAGGCGAGGCGATTCGCCTCGCCGGCGAACTGGGCCGCACGCTCGACCAGTTGCTGATCGAACGCGTGGCACCCGCGCGCCTGCGCGACTTGGCCGCTCTTCCCGAGCTGTCCCGCCACTGGCAGGCGTCGCTGGAGATGCTCGAGACGATCCTCGGGCGATGGCCCGATGAACTCGCAAGGCGCGGACGGATCGACCTGGCCGAACGCCGCAACCGGCTTCTCGACCGCGTCGCCCGGCGCTGGCGTTCCACACCCCCGCCCGGCCCCGTAATCGCGGCGGGCATCGGCAGCGCGACGCCCGCCGTCGCGGGGCTGCTCGCAACGGTCGCCCGCCTGCCGCAGGGCATGGTGGTCCTGCAGGGCCTCGACACGCTCTCCAGCGACGAGGAGTGGGACGCACTCGGGCCGCATGCGCCCGATGAGAACGGCGAGCGGCCCGCCCGTCCGATCGAGAGCCATCCGCAATATATGCTCAAGCGCCTGCTCGACCGGATGAACGTCGGCCGGGCGGAGGTGCGTGGCTGGCGCTGGGGCGGCGGGCGCGACGCCCGGTCGGTCCGTGGCCGCGCGATCGCCAATGCGATGGCGCCCGCCATGTTCACCGACAAATGGTATCGCCTCCCACCGACGGAGCGGCGCCTGTCGGGCGTAAGGGCGGTGGAGCTGGCCAACCCGGCTGAGGAGGCGCAGACGATCGCCCTCGCCCTGCGCGAGGCGATCGAGACCCCCGGCCGAACCGCCGCGCTCGTCACGCCGGACCGGGCGCTCGCACGGCGCGTTACCGCGCATCTCGCCCGGTGGGGCATCGTCGCCGACGATTCGGCCGGCACCCCGCTGTCGCTGACGCCGGCCGGCACCCTGCTGCTGGCCATCGCCGAAGCGGGAGCCGAGGGCTTCGCTCCGGTGCCGCTTCTCGCCTTGCTCAAGCACCCGCTGGTCCGGCGCGGCGAAGAACGCGGCGCCTGGCTCGACGGGGTCCGCCGGCTCGACGTCGCCCTGCGCGGGCCGAGGCCCCCAGCGGGGCTCGACGGCATCGCCCGCTTCCTGCGCGACGGCGACGAACATGCCCGGCGCGCGCGGACGCCGGCGATCGGTTGGTGGGACGGCGTTCGCCCGCTGCTGGAGCCGCTTGCGGAGGGGCTGTCGCGCGGGTCCGCCACGGCGCTTCCCGCGCTGATCGCCGCGATCCGCGAGGCCGCCTCGACGCTGGCCGGCGATGCCGGCTGGGCCGGCCCCGACGGACGCGCCGCCGCCGAGCTGATCGCCGCGCTGGAGGCGACCGCACCGCTCGGCCCGGTGGACTTTCCCGTGGCAAGCCTCGCCCCGATGCTGCGCCTGATGATGGACGGCGTGGCGGTGCGCCCGCCGCAGGGCGGCCATCCGCGCCTGTCGATCTGGGGCCTGCTCGAAGCCCGGTTGCAGCATGCCGACCTGATGGTGCTCGGCGGGCTGAACGAGGGCGTGTGGCCGCCGCTGCCGAGCCCGGACCCCTGGCTCGCCCCGCGCATCCGCAGCGAACTGGGCCTGATCGGGCTGGATGCGCGTGTCGGCCTGTCCGCGCATGATTTTGCAATGGCACTCGGTGCGCCCGAGGTGCTCATCACCCGCGCCCGCCGCGACAGCCGCGCGCCGACGATCGCCTCGCGCTTCTGGCTGCGGCTGGAGGCGATGACGGGGGGACTGACGCGCGAGCACCGCCTGCCGGCCTGGGCCGCCGACATCGACCGGCCCGAAGGACCGCCGCGGCCGGCCGGACGGCCGGCGCCCCGCCCGCCGGTAGAGGACCGGCCCAAGCTGATTGCCGTTACCAAGCTCGACCGGCTGAAGGCGGATCCCTTCGCTTTCTATGCCGACACGATGCTCAAGCTCCGGCGCATGGATGCGGTCGACGCCGATCCCACCCCCGCCTGGCGCGGCACCGCAGTCCACGCGATCTTCGAGGCCTGGATGCTGGAGGACGGATGCGCGCCGGACCGACTTCTCCCGCGTGCGCACACGCTCCTCGACGGCATGGCGGCGCACCCCGTGATGCGGGCGCTGTGGGAGCCGCGGCTGTTCGAGGCTCTGAAGTGGATCGCCGGGAGGATGGCCGAACTTACCGCAGAAGGCCGACGCCCGCTCGCGGCCGAGATCGAGGGCGAAATCGCGATCGCGGGCATCAGGCTGACCGGCAAGGTCGACCGGATCGACGCCGATTCGAACGGCCAGCTTGCCATCGTCGACTATAAGACGGGCATGCCGCCCAGCGCCGCGCAGGTCGCCGAGGGTTTTTCGATGCAGCTCGGCCTGCTCGGCCTGATCGCCGAACGCGGCGGCTTCGACGGCGTACAGGGCATTCCGGTCGACTTCGAATATTGGTCGCTGGCGAAGGCGCGCACCGGCGGCTTCGGCTATGTCGCAAGCCCCGTGGGAGGTCGGAACGGCATCGCCCCCGACGGGTTCACCGCGCTTGCGGCGCGCACCCTGACCGAGGCGGTCCAGACCTGGCTGACCGGCGATGCCCCCTTCGAGGCCAAGATCGCCCCCGAATATGCCCCTTATGCCGATTATGACCAGCTGATGCGCCTCGACGAATGGTATGGGCGCGAGCCGATCGGCGCGGAAGCGAGGCCGGCATGA
- the addA gene encoding double-strand break repair helicase AddA, translated as MSARLKPLDPLLDQQRLASEPSELIWLSASAGTGKTHVLTARVLRLLLSGAAPESILCLTFTKAGAAEMAERVHRRLARWAGLKDDHKLVQDLNRLGEDASPEAVRRARRLFARVLDAPGGGLRIQTIHAFCQTLLGAFPSEAGLIPGFRPLEGREEQALARRTLSELIDGAERGGDLGLLRDIQQLSLRIGEARAESYLVECARSPEAMEALGLRDAIEPRIRRMLGAPTGDVEDAVEAGCAALDLDCFHAIARANAAWGTATGLRDADIVAAFLAGSPKARAAMLDAVANVVLTKSGESRKIPAGLAKADAGYGDHCTRLAEQVGHLLGLRRRAALAAMIGAALRAGQAYAAAYVQAKRSAGVVDFDDLIRAAVDLLQTPGMGDWVRYKLDRSTDHILVDEAQDTNARQWSIVASLASEFFAGAGARGTARRTLFSVGDFKQAIFGFQGTDPVAFLAASIGFARQAEAGSEELPDGEKRLFHQLSLDQSFRSAPAVLELVDQVVADLGPDQLGLTEDTPRHRPWKTDLPGRVTLWKPLSVDGIASLEEDAGEEQWVDDATRAFATRLAAQIRRWLDEPLWLHGAGRPVRPEDILILVRRRAELASLIVARLHAEGVPVAGVDRLRLTAPLAVRDLLAAVRFAVQRQDDLSLAGLLVSPLFGWSQEDLYRVGFGRKGRPLIDAVRERGDAQTIAALDDILGRADFTTPYRFLEHLLSGPLQGRRKLLHRLGQEARDPIEELLGAALQFEGTATASLQRFLDWFDRGEVEITRDPSAPADAVRVMTVHGSKGLEAPIVILADATGNPDATPVGSLRWQMGGESAGVPIPRPRKDELVEEIAADAEALARRERQEHWRLLYVALTRAREHLVIGGALGPRARGVPPEASWYHAVHRAMDGLGCEPVADDLWGEARHFLGLSPPDRRASRSATQPRRERPRLARPEWLHRPAPVEARPPRPLAPSSLGIDDVPDPPPSEAMRAAARRGTLLHALFERLPTVAPERRMVAATGWLTGSAGIEDEQTARMLAEDACRVIDDPRFSTLFGTDALAEAPVAAVVDGIVVAGTVDRLLIEPDRILVVDFKTGRRVPERVEDAPIHHVRQMAAYAAALRTIFPDRVIEVGLLYTAGPILLSVPEALLEAHKPGFRAEEQNHAQGR; from the coding sequence ATGAGCGCGCGCCTGAAGCCGCTCGACCCGCTGCTCGACCAGCAGCGGCTGGCGTCGGAGCCCAGCGAGCTGATCTGGCTGTCGGCGTCGGCAGGTACCGGCAAGACGCACGTCCTGACGGCGCGCGTCCTCCGCCTGCTGCTGTCGGGTGCGGCGCCCGAATCGATCCTCTGCCTGACCTTCACCAAGGCCGGCGCGGCCGAGATGGCCGAGCGCGTTCACCGGCGCCTGGCGCGCTGGGCCGGCCTCAAGGACGACCACAAGCTCGTCCAGGATCTGAACCGGCTGGGTGAGGACGCCAGCCCTGAAGCGGTTCGCCGGGCCCGGCGGCTCTTCGCGCGCGTGCTCGATGCGCCGGGGGGCGGGCTGCGCATCCAGACGATCCATGCCTTCTGCCAGACGCTGCTCGGGGCCTTTCCCTCCGAAGCCGGGCTGATACCGGGCTTTCGCCCGCTGGAAGGGCGTGAGGAGCAGGCGCTCGCCCGGCGGACGCTCTCCGAACTGATCGATGGGGCAGAGCGGGGCGGCGACCTCGGCCTGTTGCGCGACATCCAGCAGCTGAGCCTGCGCATCGGCGAGGCACGCGCCGAATCCTATCTGGTCGAATGCGCGCGCAGCCCCGAAGCGATGGAAGCGCTCGGACTGCGCGATGCGATCGAGCCCCGAATCCGCCGGATGCTCGGCGCTCCGACCGGCGATGTGGAAGACGCCGTCGAAGCCGGCTGCGCCGCGCTCGACCTCGACTGCTTCCACGCCATCGCGCGTGCCAATGCTGCCTGGGGCACCGCGACCGGGCTGCGCGACGCCGACATTGTCGCCGCTTTCCTTGCCGGCAGCCCGAAGGCTCGCGCGGCGATGCTCGATGCCGTCGCCAATGTCGTGCTGACCAAAAGCGGCGAGTCCCGGAAGATACCGGCCGGGCTGGCAAAGGCGGACGCCGGCTATGGCGATCATTGCACCCGCCTCGCCGAACAGGTCGGTCATCTGCTCGGCCTGCGCCGGCGCGCGGCGCTGGCGGCGATGATCGGTGCCGCCCTGCGCGCCGGCCAGGCCTATGCGGCGGCCTATGTCCAGGCGAAGCGCAGCGCTGGGGTGGTCGATTTCGACGACCTGATCCGCGCTGCGGTCGACCTGCTGCAGACGCCGGGCATGGGCGACTGGGTCCGCTACAAGCTGGACCGGTCGACCGACCATATCCTGGTCGACGAGGCGCAGGACACCAATGCCCGCCAATGGTCGATCGTCGCGTCGCTGGCGTCGGAATTCTTTGCCGGTGCGGGCGCCCGGGGCACCGCGCGGCGGACCCTGTTCAGCGTCGGCGACTTCAAGCAGGCGATCTTCGGCTTTCAGGGGACCGATCCGGTCGCGTTCCTCGCCGCCAGCATCGGCTTTGCGCGCCAGGCCGAAGCGGGATCGGAGGAACTCCCCGACGGCGAGAAGCGCCTGTTCCACCAGCTGTCGCTCGACCAGAGCTTCCGCTCCGCGCCGGCGGTTCTCGAGCTCGTCGATCAGGTGGTCGCCGATCTCGGACCCGATCAGCTTGGCCTGACCGAAGACACGCCGCGCCATCGCCCGTGGAAGACCGACCTGCCCGGCCGCGTCACGCTGTGGAAACCGCTGTCGGTCGACGGCATAGCCAGCCTCGAGGAGGATGCCGGCGAGGAACAATGGGTCGACGATGCCACCCGCGCCTTCGCCACGCGGCTGGCCGCGCAGATACGCCGCTGGCTCGACGAGCCGCTGTGGCTGCATGGCGCGGGGCGCCCTGTCCGCCCCGAGGATATATTGATTCTGGTCCGGCGGCGGGCCGAGCTCGCTTCGCTGATCGTGGCGCGGCTTCACGCCGAGGGCGTGCCGGTGGCGGGTGTCGACCGGCTGCGGCTGACCGCGCCGCTGGCGGTCCGCGACCTGCTGGCGGCGGTGCGCTTCGCGGTGCAGCGGCAGGACGACCTCAGCCTCGCGGGCCTGCTCGTGTCCCCGCTGTTCGGCTGGAGCCAGGAGGATCTGTACCGCGTAGGTTTCGGCCGCAAGGGCCGCCCGTTGATCGACGCGGTGCGCGAGCGCGGAGATGCGCAGACCATAGCCGCGCTCGACGACATTCTTGGTCGCGCCGACTTCACCACCCCCTATCGCTTCCTCGAACATCTGCTGAGCGGCCCGCTGCAAGGGCGCCGCAAGCTGCTCCACCGGCTCGGACAGGAAGCGCGCGACCCGATCGAGGAGCTGCTCGGCGCCGCCCTGCAATTCGAGGGGACGGCCACCGCTTCGCTCCAGCGTTTCCTCGACTGGTTCGATCGCGGCGAGGTGGAGATCACGCGCGACCCCTCCGCCCCCGCCGATGCGGTGCGCGTGATGACGGTACACGGATCGAAGGGCCTGGAAGCGCCGATCGTCATTCTGGCCGATGCGACCGGCAATCCCGATGCGACCCCGGTCGGCAGCCTGCGCTGGCAGATGGGGGGCGAGAGCGCGGGCGTACCCATACCCCGGCCCCGCAAGGACGAGCTGGTAGAGGAGATTGCCGCCGATGCCGAGGCGCTGGCGCGGCGCGAACGGCAGGAGCATTGGCGGCTGCTCTATGTCGCGCTGACCCGGGCGCGCGAGCATCTGGTGATCGGCGGCGCGCTGGGCCCCCGCGCGCGGGGCGTCCCACCCGAAGCGAGCTGGTACCATGCGGTGCATCGCGCGATGGACGGACTGGGCTGCGAGCCCGTGGCCGACGATCTGTGGGGCGAGGCACGGCATTTTCTCGGGCTTTCGCCCCCCGACAGGCGGGCAAGCCGCAGTGCGACGCAACCCAGGCGCGAACGGCCGCGGCTTGCACGCCCCGAATGGCTGCACCGCCCGGCCCCCGTCGAGGCGCGCCCGCCCCGCCCGCTTGCCCCCTCGTCGCTGGGTATCGACGACGTGCCCGATCCGCCGCCCTCCGAGGCGATGCGCGCGGCAGCGCGGCGTGGCACGCTGCTGCACGCGCTGTTCGAACGGCTGCCGACGGTGGCGCCCGAACGGCGCATGGTCGCGGCGACGGGCTGGCTGACCGGCTCGGCCGGAATCGAGGACGAACAGACGGCCCGGATGCTCGCGGAGGATGCCTGCCGCGTCATCGACGACCCCCGCTTCTCCACGCTGTTCGGTACGGATGCACTGGCCGAGGCGCCGGTTGCCGCGGTGGTGGACGGAATCGTGGTCGCGGGCACCGTCGACCGGCTTCTGATCGAGCCCGA